In a genomic window of Bacillus rossius redtenbacheri isolate Brsri chromosome 4 unlocalized genomic scaffold, Brsri_v3 Brsri_v3_scf4_2, whole genome shotgun sequence:
- the LOC134542043 gene encoding ashwin-like isoform X1 produces the protein MHMVAMAEENEKGLNEIFLLLQPHLLNDSTLINILKDRCVRRQGLASLRRDQLLELFYHVAVPLPQRKYRDNRRGRILTRIRERLERTRQVDSSPSSTVQIGFREGSSSCRSPATAAAERLKPPPSGASLERRKIRLSTDSSGGQSKRLKTQNWLQTNGDSLDRVIIKNRTKEKGADAKPTSSCGLTEKMAEVQLTSSGAPDETEVPKKIKLKRTFSNSSSSGVISSSQVSSTSVDTEKEVSRKKLKRKITWP, from the exons ATGCACATGGTGGCAATggcagaagaaaatgaaaaaggatTGAATGAGATTTTTTTACTACTTCAACCACATCTGTTAAATGACTCTactttaatcaatattttaaaagAT AGATGTGTGCGACGGCAGGGCCTGGCCTCACTGAGGCGCGACCAGCTCCTGGAACTGTTCTACCACGTGGCGGTACCTCTGCCCCAGCGCAAGTACCGTGACAACCGCCGGGGTCGCATCCTCACCAGGATCAGGGAGAGGCTAGAGCGGACCCGGCAGGTGGACTCCAGCCCCAG CAGCACAGTGCAGATCGGCTTCCGGGAAGGGTCGTCGTCTTGTCGAAGCCCCGCGACCGCAGCCGCGGAGAGACTAAAGCCTCCCCCGAGTGGCGCTAGCCTTGAGCGAAGGAAAATAAGACTGAGCACCGATTCGTCAGGTGGCCAGAGCAAGCGCCTCAAGACACAGAATTGGTTGCAAACTAACGGAGATAGCCTAGACCGGGTTATCATCAAGAACAGGACGAAGGAGAAAGGGGCGGATGCGAAGCCGACGAGCTCTTGCGGCCTGACTGAGAAGATGGCGGAGGTGCAGCTGACGAGTTCTGGAGCACCAGATGAGACAGAGGTTCCGAAGAAGATCAAGCTGAAGAGGACCTTCAGCAACAGCAGCAGTAGTGGCGTCATCAGCAGCTCCCAG GTGTCAAGCACAAGTGTGGATACTGAGAAAGAGGTTAGTAGGAAGAAGTTGAAAAGAAAGATAACGTGGCCGTAA
- the LOC134542043 gene encoding ashwin-like isoform X2 — translation MHMVAMAEENEKGLNEIFLLLQPHLLNDSTLINILKDRCVRRQGLASLRRDQLLELFYHVAVPLPQRKYRDNRRGRILTRIRERLERTRQVDSSPSTVQIGFREGSSSCRSPATAAAERLKPPPSGASLERRKIRLSTDSSGGQSKRLKTQNWLQTNGDSLDRVIIKNRTKEKGADAKPTSSCGLTEKMAEVQLTSSGAPDETEVPKKIKLKRTFSNSSSSGVISSSQVSSTSVDTEKEVSRKKLKRKITWP, via the exons ATGCACATGGTGGCAATggcagaagaaaatgaaaaaggatTGAATGAGATTTTTTTACTACTTCAACCACATCTGTTAAATGACTCTactttaatcaatattttaaaagAT AGATGTGTGCGACGGCAGGGCCTGGCCTCACTGAGGCGCGACCAGCTCCTGGAACTGTTCTACCACGTGGCGGTACCTCTGCCCCAGCGCAAGTACCGTGACAACCGCCGGGGTCGCATCCTCACCAGGATCAGGGAGAGGCTAGAGCGGACCCGGCAGGTGGACTCCAGCCCCAG CACAGTGCAGATCGGCTTCCGGGAAGGGTCGTCGTCTTGTCGAAGCCCCGCGACCGCAGCCGCGGAGAGACTAAAGCCTCCCCCGAGTGGCGCTAGCCTTGAGCGAAGGAAAATAAGACTGAGCACCGATTCGTCAGGTGGCCAGAGCAAGCGCCTCAAGACACAGAATTGGTTGCAAACTAACGGAGATAGCCTAGACCGGGTTATCATCAAGAACAGGACGAAGGAGAAAGGGGCGGATGCGAAGCCGACGAGCTCTTGCGGCCTGACTGAGAAGATGGCGGAGGTGCAGCTGACGAGTTCTGGAGCACCAGATGAGACAGAGGTTCCGAAGAAGATCAAGCTGAAGAGGACCTTCAGCAACAGCAGCAGTAGTGGCGTCATCAGCAGCTCCCAG GTGTCAAGCACAAGTGTGGATACTGAGAAAGAGGTTAGTAGGAAGAAGTTGAAAAGAAAGATAACGTGGCCGTAA